A region from the Vicia villosa cultivar HV-30 ecotype Madison, WI linkage group LG3, Vvil1.0, whole genome shotgun sequence genome encodes:
- the LOC131662514 gene encoding vesicle transport v-SNARE 13-like isoform X1, with the protein MSEVFDGYERQFCELSANLSRQCTTASGFDGEQKKQKLSEIKAGLEDADTLIRKMDLEARSLQPSTKATLLAKLREYKTDLNNLKNEVKRISSTNVNTTSREELLELGRVDSLSVSNDQKGRLLMTTERLNQSTDRITNSRKTLLETEELGVSILQDLHQQRQSLLHAHTSLHGVDDNISKSKKILAAMSKRMSRNKWIVGSLMAALVLAIILILYFKLTH; encoded by the exons ATGAGCGAGGTATTCGATGGGTACGAGCGTCAGTTCTGTGAGCTATCCGCGAATCTTTCGCGGCAGTGCACTACAGCTTCTGGTTTTGATGGAG AACAGAAGAAGCAGAAACTTTCTGAAATAAAAGCGGGATTGGAGGATGCTGATACGTTG ATTCGGAAAATGGACCTTGAGGCTAGGAGCTTGCAGCCAAGTACGAAGGCAACCCTTCTTGCCAAATTAAGGGAATATAAAACTGATTTGAACAAtttgaaaaatgaagttaaaagaaTCTCATCAACTAATGTCAATACGACTTCTCGAGAAGAGTTGTTAGAGTTAGGAAGGGTTGATTCACTATCG GTATCAAATGATCAAAAAGGAAGACTTTTAATGACTACCGAGAGATTAAATCAATCCACTGATAGAATAACAAACAGCAGAAAAACATTGCTGGAGACAGAGGAGCTTGGTGTCTCTATTCTCCAAGATTTGCATCAACAACGGCAATCTCTACTCCATGCCCATACATCA CTCCATGGAGTGGATGATAACATTAGCAAGAGCAAGAAGATTTTGGCAGCCATGTCAAAAAGGATGAGCAGGAACAAATGGATCGTTGGCTCCTTGATGGCAGCTCTGGTCCTTGCAATCATATTAATTCTATATTTTAAGCTTACACATTAG
- the LOC131662514 gene encoding vesicle transport v-SNARE 13-like isoform X2 yields MDLEARSLQPSTKATLLAKLREYKTDLNNLKNEVKRISSTNVNTTSREELLELGRVDSLSVSNDQKGRLLMTTERLNQSTDRITNSRKTLLETEELGVSILQDLHQQRQSLLHAHTSLHGVDDNISKSKKILAAMSKRMSRNKWIVGSLMAALVLAIILILYFKLTH; encoded by the exons ATGGACCTTGAGGCTAGGAGCTTGCAGCCAAGTACGAAGGCAACCCTTCTTGCCAAATTAAGGGAATATAAAACTGATTTGAACAAtttgaaaaatgaagttaaaagaaTCTCATCAACTAATGTCAATACGACTTCTCGAGAAGAGTTGTTAGAGTTAGGAAGGGTTGATTCACTATCG GTATCAAATGATCAAAAAGGAAGACTTTTAATGACTACCGAGAGATTAAATCAATCCACTGATAGAATAACAAACAGCAGAAAAACATTGCTGGAGACAGAGGAGCTTGGTGTCTCTATTCTCCAAGATTTGCATCAACAACGGCAATCTCTACTCCATGCCCATACATCA CTCCATGGAGTGGATGATAACATTAGCAAGAGCAAGAAGATTTTGGCAGCCATGTCAAAAAGGATGAGCAGGAACAAATGGATCGTTGGCTCCTTGATGGCAGCTCTGGTCCTTGCAATCATATTAATTCTATATTTTAAGCTTACACATTAG